One region of Schistocerca gregaria isolate iqSchGreg1 chromosome 7, iqSchGreg1.2, whole genome shotgun sequence genomic DNA includes:
- the LOC126281514 gene encoding protein cereblon, translating into MEGGGEASGAMVPVNNNDSSSEDEGDTKDDDIQQKFDTALPAKHTYLGDLEEVRGRIVLDDGSLQTIPILPQPGVVLVPGQTLPLTVFYPPTVSMLRRSINTDRIFGVICIKYVNSSPATIANVGTTAEIYEFQDEESDFGFRIKAKGRQRFRVIESNRQVDGNIIAKVKILPEVILPDPLKEIKHLSLNRLRQFKNLQQWSCLNARDAVQTRWPIWVYMQYQTEYLIPRIMHHLQHVSSGRSNVAIPKDPVELSFWVAQNLPIVDEQRLRLLSINSAVQRLRLELCILERCKLFCCSDCGTIVARKRDVFPMSVEGPQGTYVNPGGYVHETMTLYKVQGLELLSEEPDTEYSWFPGYGWTIAQCRQCHKHMGWKFTAVKKGLKPDTFWCLCRRSLAPKLSPQDDDDDTVLVM; encoded by the coding sequence ATGGAAGGGGGTGGAGAGGCGTCAGGTGCGATGGTTCCGGTAAACAATAATGATTCAAGTAGTGAAGATGAAGGCGATACTAAGGATGACGACATTCAACAGAAGTTTGATACCGCATTGCCTGCGAAACATACCTATCTGGGAGACCTCGAAGAAGTGAGAGGAAGAATAGTATTAGATGATGGTTCGTTGCAGACAATCCCAATTCTTCCTCAGCCCGGAGTTGTCTTGGTGCCAGGACAGACTCTACCACTTACAGTTTTTTACCCACCAACAGTCAGTATGCTACGACGAAGTATCAACACTGATCGAATATTTGGCGTAATTTGTATAAAGTATGTAAATTCATCTCCTGCGACGATAGCGAATGTTGGGACAACGGCGGAAATATACGAATTCCAGGATGAGGAGTCTGACTTCGGTTTCCGTATCAAGGCAAAGGGGAGGCAAAGGTTTCGGGTGATTGAGTCAAATCGACAAGTCGATGGGAATATAAtagcaaaagttaaaatattaccaGAAGTGATTTTGCCTGACCCTTTGAAGGAAATTAAGCACCTTTCACTGAATCGCCTGAGACAATTCAAAAATCTGCAGCAGTGGTCCTGTTTAAATGCTCGAGATGCTGTACAAACACGTTGGCCAATTTGGGTGTATATGCAGTACCAGACAGAATATCTTATACCAAGAATAATGCATCACTTGCAGCATGTAAGCAGTGGAAGAAGTAATGTAGCGATTCCAAAGGATCCCGTAGAATTATCTTTCTGGGTGGCACAAAACTTGCCTATTGTTGATGAACAGAGGCTTAGGCTGCTAAGCATTAATTCAGCTGTTCAACGTCTTCGACTTGAACTTTGTATATTAGAAAGGTGTAAACTATTTTGTTGCAGTGATTGTGGCACAATAGTTGCCAGAAAACGTGATGTATTTCCCATGTCTGTTGAAGGCCCTCAGGGTACATATGTAAATCCTGGAGGCTATGTACATGAGACTATGACACTGTACAAAGTACAAGGGTTAGAGCTTTTGAGTGAGGAGCCAGATACTGAATATTCATGGTTCCCTGGTTATGGGTGGACAATAGCTCAATGTAGGCAATGCCATAAACACATGGGGTGGAAATTTACTGCAGTGAAAAAAGGTCTAAAACCAGATACATTCTGGTGCTTATGTCGCAGGTCACTTGCACCAAAATTGTCaccacaagatgatgatgatgacacagtgCTTGTCATGTAA